Proteins co-encoded in one Nonomuraea helvata genomic window:
- a CDS encoding DUF429 domain-containing protein: MPYRGYKRAANLAELGRLVDRLLEAAPWLELGEYEPLCRASDDATDAVVSALAARAAALGLVTVPTEEQAGVAATEGWIALPTTPLDRLVTDA; the protein is encoded by the coding sequence CTGCCGTACCGGGGCTACAAGCGCGCCGCCAACCTCGCCGAGCTGGGCCGGCTCGTGGACCGGCTGCTGGAGGCGGCGCCCTGGCTGGAGCTCGGCGAGTACGAGCCCCTCTGCCGGGCCTCCGACGACGCCACCGACGCCGTCGTGTCCGCACTCGCCGCACGTGCAGCGGCTCTCGGCCTGGTGACCGTACCGACGGAGGAGCAGGCAGGCGTGGCGGCCACGGAGGGCTGGATCGCCCTGCCCACCACACCCCTGGACCGCCTCGTTACAGACGCCTGA
- a CDS encoding RNA polymerase sigma factor, giving the protein MTQRDRFEAIYDAYYPAVHQYAARRTGSPDDTADIISETFLTAWRRIGDVPEGDRTLLWLYGVARRVLANQRRGATRRAVLVDRLHDELAAARPVTPVDLEHVRAAFDELPERDREVLALACWEELTSEEIAEVVGCTAIAARTRLHRARKRLATLLERRPSSRIAMGES; this is encoded by the coding sequence GTGACCCAGCGAGATCGCTTCGAGGCGATCTATGACGCCTATTACCCGGCGGTCCATCAGTACGCCGCCCGCCGTACCGGCTCCCCCGACGACACGGCCGACATCATCTCCGAGACGTTCCTCACCGCCTGGCGCCGCATCGGTGACGTTCCCGAGGGTGACAGGACGCTGCTGTGGCTGTACGGCGTGGCCCGCCGCGTGCTGGCCAACCAACGGCGCGGGGCGACGCGCAGAGCGGTGCTCGTCGACCGGCTCCATGACGAGCTGGCCGCCGCCCGGCCGGTGACGCCGGTCGATCTGGAGCATGTGCGAGCCGCCTTCGACGAATTACCCGAGCGAGATCGCGAGGTGCTGGCGCTGGCCTGCTGGGAGGAGCTGACCAGCGAGGAGATCGCGGAGGTGGTGGGCTGTACGGCGATCGCCGCGCGAACCCGCCTGCACCGTGCCCGCAAGAGGCTGGCGACGCTGCTGGAGCGGCGGCCGTCGTCGAGGATCGCGATGGGGGAATCATGA
- a CDS encoding carboxymuconolactone decarboxylase family protein, giving the protein MSTPTIAEQDEFQSRLPNPAQFLPEVAAIAGAMAKATHNGSIPRTTVGLVQLRAGQIVGSTYHTVRQTGNLRKAGETDERIIAVASWRDAPYFTDAERVALELVEAILTPNPSGERVPDELFARLSAHYDEKALWTLTVTISQILFFVPVALVAKPIPGKPLGKNYSE; this is encoded by the coding sequence ATGTCCACGCCCACGATCGCCGAGCAGGACGAGTTTCAGTCGCGTCTGCCCAATCCCGCCCAGTTCCTCCCCGAGGTGGCGGCAATAGCCGGAGCCATGGCCAAGGCCACCCACAACGGTTCGATCCCGCGGACCACCGTCGGCCTGGTGCAGCTCCGAGCCGGGCAGATCGTCGGCAGCACGTACCACACCGTCCGGCAGACCGGTAACCTCCGCAAGGCCGGCGAAACGGACGAGCGCATCATCGCCGTGGCGTCATGGCGGGACGCCCCCTACTTCACCGACGCCGAGCGGGTCGCGCTGGAGCTGGTGGAGGCCATCCTCACGCCCAACCCGTCCGGAGAGCGCGTCCCCGACGAGCTGTTCGCCAGGCTCTCCGCCCACTACGACGAGAAGGCGCTCTGGACGCTCACCGTGACGATCAGCCAGATCCTCTTCTTCGTCCCCGTCGCTCTCGTCGCCAAGCCGATCCCCGGCAAGCCCCTCGGAAAGAACTACAGCGAGTAA
- the sigJ gene encoding RNA polymerase sigma factor SigJ, whose amino-acid sequence MTTPTEPGHAPADQSLSAIMSERRHLINLAYRMLGSLADAEDVVQETYTRWYAMSGQQQEAIESPGAWLTKVASRICLDLLGSARARRERYVGEWIPEPLPERTDWISVRPGADPADRITLDESVNMAFLVVLESMTPAERVAFILHDVFRYSFPEVADIVGRSPEACRQLATSARRRIRASQAPAAPVAQQAGIVSKFKQAWEAKDIQALMALLDPDATVIADGGGLVSAVLRPIIGGERIARYALNLAGRTPDAALLERTVNGQPGLVLQQDGVTVAVIAFEVVGDQITHMWAVRNPEKLRPWTVDAQGGAL is encoded by the coding sequence ATGACCACCCCCACCGAGCCGGGACACGCCCCGGCCGATCAGAGCCTGAGCGCGATCATGAGCGAGCGGCGCCATCTGATCAATCTGGCCTATCGCATGCTCGGCTCCCTGGCCGATGCCGAGGACGTCGTCCAGGAGACGTACACGCGCTGGTACGCCATGTCCGGGCAGCAGCAGGAGGCCATCGAATCGCCGGGCGCCTGGCTGACGAAGGTCGCCAGTCGCATCTGCCTCGACCTGCTCGGCTCGGCACGGGCCCGGCGGGAGCGCTATGTGGGCGAGTGGATCCCCGAGCCGCTGCCCGAGCGTACGGACTGGATCAGCGTACGGCCCGGCGCGGACCCGGCCGACCGGATCACCCTCGACGAGTCGGTCAACATGGCCTTCCTCGTCGTGCTCGAGTCGATGACCCCGGCCGAGCGCGTCGCGTTCATCCTGCACGACGTCTTCCGCTACTCCTTCCCCGAGGTGGCCGACATCGTCGGCCGTTCGCCGGAGGCATGTCGCCAACTCGCCACCTCGGCCCGGCGGCGCATCCGCGCCTCGCAGGCTCCCGCTGCTCCCGTGGCCCAGCAGGCCGGCATCGTCAGCAAGTTCAAGCAGGCGTGGGAGGCCAAGGACATCCAGGCCCTCATGGCCCTCCTCGACCCCGACGCCACGGTGATCGCCGACGGCGGTGGCCTGGTCAGCGCCGTACTCCGCCCGATCATCGGCGGCGAGCGGATCGCCCGGTACGCCCTGAATCTCGCCGGCAGGACACCCGACGCGGCGCTTCTGGAGCGTACGGTCAACGGTCAGCCCGGTCTGGTGCTGCAGCAGGACGGCGTGACCGTGGCGGTGATCGCGTTCGAGGTCGTGGGCGACCAGATCACGCACATGTGGGCGGTGCGCAACCCTGAGAAGCTCCGGCCGTGGACCGTGGACGCGCAGGGCGGCGCACTGTGA
- a CDS encoding glycosyl hydrolase 2 galactose-binding domain-containing protein encodes MARSRLILILLSACALLVNAGGVALAVAPAAQAVPAPTSLTGYKIQSSAKVSDSGAAISTPGYAAGGWYAVGPRSTVLAGLLQNNVYPDPFYSTNMQSIPTADFDVPWWYRSDFTLGSESGLRTFLDVSGVISSADVWVNGTQVATAAQVAGAYTRNERDITTLVHPGVNSVAFRVNPNNPNNHLTIGWIDWVQVPRDDNMGIFRDVVIRRSGDVSLRDAHVITDLAVPALDRADLTIKADVRNGTGGAVTATVKGTIGSLAFSQDVTLAANQTKRITFNQTLTGPQVWWPHTMGAQPLYDLNLTATVGGVESDTLTQRFGVRKVESGKNANGRRFYKINGRPILIRGGGWSPDIFLRKNLGYLEDRIRYVKDLGLNTIRVEGHLDTDELYDLADRYGILTMPGWECCDKWEGSFSSSDYPIAKASMQAEATRLRNHPSVISFLIGSDNPPTAQKETSYLDALTAAEWQLPIVPVASDKSSPQLGNSGLKMPGPYDWVPPSYWYNKREGGAFGFNSETSAGPDVPTLDSLKRMMTSAQIDSLWKSPSATQYHRSPSDTFDDLTIYHNALRGRYGVPSGLADYVKKAQLAQYEAVRAQFEAYGRNFTDSSNPSTGVIYWMLNSGWSSLHWQLFDYYLDQGGSYWGAREANKPLHVQYSYDNKSVVVVNSGISPASGLTVKTDVFNTDGAGKYTNTATVSVPADGGKATPVTVPSISGLSTTYLVRLTLLRGGQEIDRNVYWLSTSDDVIDWDNNDWYYVPTSSYANLKGLSNLAQAPITATASAPSPGSVTVTVKNTGTGAIPAFMLDAHVVDAAGKPVLPIQWSDNAISLWPGESKTLTATYRASDLSGSASVRVSGWNTATLTVPTGPPDTESPSVPGNLRTTGKTSSSVSLAWDAATDNVGVTGYDVYNGTALATTVTGTTATVSGLAAGTAYTFTVRARDAAGNSSGPSNAVTETTGSGPAVYQAEDATISQGVVESNHEGYTGTGFVNYDNVTGSYVEWTVNAAAAGPATLEFRFANGTTTNRAMTIAVNGTTVTRDFTGTGDWTTWQTVTVPADLVQGVNKIRATATTSNGGPNVDRLAVN; translated from the coding sequence GTGGCGCGCTCTCGGCTCATCCTCATCCTGCTGTCGGCCTGCGCATTACTGGTGAACGCCGGAGGCGTCGCCCTGGCCGTGGCCCCGGCCGCGCAGGCCGTACCGGCACCGACGTCGCTGACGGGATACAAGATCCAGTCCTCGGCGAAGGTGTCGGACTCCGGGGCCGCGATCTCCACGCCCGGTTATGCGGCCGGCGGCTGGTACGCGGTCGGCCCCCGCTCGACCGTGCTGGCCGGATTGCTGCAGAACAACGTCTATCCGGACCCGTTCTACTCCACGAACATGCAGTCGATCCCGACGGCGGACTTCGACGTGCCGTGGTGGTACCGCTCCGACTTCACCCTGGGAAGCGAGTCGGGCCTGCGGACGTTCCTCGACGTCAGCGGTGTGATCTCCAGTGCCGACGTGTGGGTCAACGGCACCCAGGTCGCCACCGCCGCCCAGGTGGCGGGGGCCTACACCAGGAACGAACGGGACATCACCACCCTGGTGCACCCCGGCGTCAACTCCGTGGCCTTCCGCGTCAACCCGAACAACCCCAACAACCACCTCACGATCGGCTGGATCGACTGGGTGCAGGTGCCGCGCGACGACAACATGGGCATCTTCCGCGACGTCGTGATCAGGCGCAGCGGCGACGTCTCGCTCCGCGACGCGCATGTGATCACGGACCTGGCGGTGCCCGCGCTCGACCGCGCCGACCTCACGATCAAGGCCGACGTACGCAACGGCACGGGCGGCGCGGTGACCGCCACGGTCAAGGGCACGATCGGCTCGCTCGCGTTCTCCCAGGACGTCACGCTGGCCGCGAACCAGACCAAGCGGATCACGTTCAACCAGACGCTGACCGGCCCGCAGGTGTGGTGGCCGCACACGATGGGCGCGCAGCCGCTCTACGACCTGAACCTCACGGCGACGGTCGGCGGCGTGGAGAGCGACACGCTGACCCAGCGCTTCGGTGTCCGCAAGGTGGAGTCGGGCAAGAACGCCAACGGGCGCCGCTTCTACAAGATCAACGGCAGGCCGATCCTGATCAGAGGCGGTGGCTGGTCTCCCGACATCTTCCTCCGCAAGAACCTGGGCTACCTGGAGGACCGGATCCGCTACGTCAAGGACCTCGGTCTCAACACGATCCGCGTCGAAGGCCACCTGGACACCGACGAGCTCTACGACCTGGCCGACCGGTACGGCATCCTGACCATGCCCGGCTGGGAGTGCTGCGACAAGTGGGAGGGCTCGTTCAGCAGCTCCGACTATCCGATCGCCAAGGCGTCCATGCAGGCGGAGGCCACGCGGTTACGCAACCACCCCAGCGTGATCTCGTTCCTGATCGGCTCGGACAACCCGCCGACTGCGCAGAAGGAGACCAGCTATCTCGACGCGCTCACGGCGGCCGAGTGGCAGCTCCCGATCGTGCCCGTGGCCTCCGACAAGTCCAGCCCGCAGCTGGGCAACTCGGGCCTGAAGATGCCCGGACCGTACGACTGGGTGCCGCCGAGCTACTGGTACAACAAGCGCGAAGGCGGGGCGTTCGGCTTCAACTCGGAGACCAGCGCGGGTCCCGACGTGCCGACGCTCGACTCGCTCAAGCGGATGATGACCTCCGCGCAGATCGACTCGCTCTGGAAAAGCCCGAGCGCCACCCAGTATCACCGCTCGCCGTCGGACACCTTCGACGACCTGACGATCTATCACAACGCCCTCAGAGGCAGATACGGCGTGCCGTCCGGGCTGGCGGACTACGTCAAGAAGGCGCAGCTCGCCCAGTACGAGGCGGTGCGAGCGCAGTTCGAGGCCTATGGCCGCAACTTCACGGACTCGTCAAACCCGTCCACAGGCGTCATCTACTGGATGCTCAACAGCGGCTGGTCGTCGCTCCACTGGCAGCTCTTCGACTACTACCTGGACCAGGGCGGCTCCTACTGGGGCGCCCGCGAGGCCAACAAGCCGCTGCACGTGCAGTACTCGTACGACAACAAGTCCGTCGTCGTGGTCAACTCCGGCATCTCGCCCGCCTCGGGCCTGACCGTGAAGACCGACGTGTTCAACACGGACGGAGCCGGCAAGTACACCAACACGGCGACGGTCAGCGTCCCCGCCGACGGAGGCAAGGCGACCCCGGTGACCGTACCGTCCATCAGCGGTCTTTCCACGACCTATCTGGTACGGCTGACGCTGCTCCGCGGCGGCCAGGAGATCGACCGCAACGTCTACTGGCTGTCCACCTCGGACGATGTGATCGACTGGGACAACAACGACTGGTACTACGTACCGACCTCCAGCTACGCCAACTTGAAGGGCCTCAGCAACCTGGCCCAGGCCCCGATCACCGCCACCGCATCGGCGCCGTCCCCGGGCAGCGTCACCGTGACCGTCAAGAACACCGGCACCGGCGCGATCCCCGCCTTCATGCTGGACGCCCACGTGGTGGACGCGGCAGGCAAGCCGGTGCTGCCGATCCAGTGGTCGGACAACGCGATCAGCCTCTGGCCGGGGGAGTCCAAGACGCTCACGGCCACCTATCGGGCCTCCGACCTGAGCGGTTCGGCGAGCGTGCGCGTGTCCGGGTGGAACACGGCGACACTCACCGTCCCGACCGGGCCGCCCGACACCGAGAGCCCGTCCGTGCCCGGCAACCTGCGCACGACCGGCAAGACCTCGTCCAGCGTCTCGCTGGCCTGGGACGCCGCCACCGACAACGTCGGCGTCACCGGCTACGACGTCTACAACGGCACCGCACTCGCCACGACGGTCACCGGCACCACCGCCACGGTCTCCGGCCTGGCGGCGGGCACGGCGTACACGTTCACGGTCAGAGCGCGCGACGCCGCGGGCAACTCCTCCGGCCCGTCGAACGCCGTCACCGAGACCACCGGCAGCGGCCCGGCCGTCTACCAGGCGGAGGACGCGACGATCTCGCAGGGCGTGGTGGAGTCCAACCATGAGGGCTACACCGGTACGGGGTTCGTGAACTACGACAACGTGACGGGCAGCTACGTCGAGTGGACGGTGAACGCCGCCGCGGCCGGCCCGGCCACCCTGGAGTTCCGTTTCGCCAACGGCACCACGACGAACCGGGCGATGACCATCGCGGTGAACGGCACCACGGTCACCCGCGACTTCACCGGCACCGGCGACTGGACCACCTGGCAGACGGTCACCGTGCCCGCCGACCTCGTCCAGGGGGTGAACAAGATCAGAGCCACGGCCACCACGTCGAACGGAGGCCCCAATGTCGATCGGCTCGCGGTGAACTGA
- a CDS encoding MFS transporter, whose amino-acid sequence MTSLVEGAGRTRARRDFGLLWAGQSLSLFGDQFMTLALPLLAVTVLGATPAQAALLPFALFLPFLPLGLPAGAIVDRLPRRTVMLVCDGVQVVAFGAIWVSAATGVLSFPLLFALVLVSGCAVVFFQVAYTSYLPGLFPDPGELHTGNTRLALSESTAKAVGPMAAGPVIGLLGVAGALLANTLSFAASVVTLVLIRHREAPPAVTVRERGWIRRDVAAGLRFALGHPVLEPVLTCGTVYVLFLSMVETSLVLYCRNVLGLSPQWIGIVVGAAAAGYPIGNLASAVLIRRLGSPRALMLAATVSVLGIVAMPVLGTYTGLGAIGLVVGSIVHCVGEGAFSPTSMTLRQTQTPPELLGRVSAVQRFQLWGAVALGALLASAATALAGLEVTVWIGALGTILCLPALLRRGIRTATFARG is encoded by the coding sequence ATGACGTCCTTGGTGGAAGGGGCCGGGCGTACCCGGGCACGCCGTGACTTCGGGCTGCTGTGGGCCGGGCAGTCGTTGTCGCTGTTCGGCGACCAGTTCATGACGCTGGCGCTGCCGCTGCTCGCGGTGACGGTGCTGGGGGCGACTCCGGCCCAGGCGGCCCTGCTGCCGTTCGCCCTGTTCCTGCCCTTCCTGCCGCTCGGCCTGCCGGCGGGCGCCATCGTGGACCGGTTGCCGCGCCGTACCGTCATGCTCGTCTGTGACGGCGTGCAGGTGGTCGCGTTCGGCGCGATCTGGGTCTCGGCGGCCACCGGCGTCCTCAGCTTCCCCCTCTTGTTCGCGCTGGTTCTGGTGAGCGGTTGCGCGGTGGTGTTCTTCCAGGTCGCGTACACGTCGTATCTGCCCGGGCTCTTCCCCGACCCGGGCGAGCTACACACCGGGAACACCCGCCTGGCGCTGTCGGAGTCGACCGCCAAGGCCGTGGGACCGATGGCCGCGGGCCCGGTCATCGGGCTGCTCGGCGTGGCCGGCGCGCTGCTCGCCAACACGCTGAGCTTCGCCGCCTCGGTCGTGACGCTTGTCCTGATCCGGCACCGGGAGGCGCCGCCCGCCGTCACCGTGCGGGAGCGGGGCTGGATACGGCGGGACGTCGCCGCCGGGCTCAGGTTCGCGCTCGGGCACCCGGTCCTGGAGCCGGTCCTGACCTGCGGCACCGTCTACGTCCTGTTCCTCTCCATGGTCGAGACCAGCCTGGTCCTGTACTGCCGCAACGTGCTGGGGCTGTCCCCGCAGTGGATCGGGATCGTGGTGGGCGCCGCAGCGGCCGGCTACCCGATCGGCAACCTCGCCTCCGCCGTGCTCATCAGGCGCCTCGGCAGCCCGCGCGCGCTCATGCTCGCCGCCACCGTGTCGGTGCTGGGCATCGTGGCCATGCCCGTGCTGGGCACCTACACCGGACTGGGAGCGATCGGCCTGGTCGTCGGCAGCATCGTGCACTGCGTGGGCGAGGGCGCGTTCAGTCCCACTTCGATGACCCTGCGCCAGACGCAGACCCCTCCCGAACTCCTCGGACGGGTCTCCGCCGTGCAGCGGTTCCAGCTGTGGGGGGCGGTCGCGCTCGGAGCCCTCCTCGCCTCCGCCGCCACCGCGCTCGCCGGGTTGGAGGTCACGGTGTGGATCGGCGCGCTCGGCACGATCCTTTGCCTTCCCGCCCTGCTGCGGCGCGGCATCCGCACCGCCACGTTCGCCCGTGGGTGA
- a CDS encoding alpha/beta hydrolase, whose protein sequence is MIEHPPGQVHEVRGRRIWVEQHGEGDAVLLLAGLGPAGSHVIFHPHFDALAVDHRVIYVDLYGRGRSDRPQDLTEITFADDVADVVALLDQLGPAHLYGFSYGGLIAQAIALDHPAMARTVTLANTLHSPEMWQLNHANINRELATQLPEVWERIQALRLDGLRSTDEALRQEFAKAAALVRFYHPANAALLADEPGARNQELYPIFCGDDVDFVIGGEVARTPDFRPRLKEIGMPLMVLAGRYDRALHPALQGDFRRFAPQARFHMLERSGSFGHVEEAGTVHSLLRDFWHQA, encoded by the coding sequence ATGATTGAACATCCTCCCGGCCAGGTGCACGAGGTCCGCGGCCGTCGCATCTGGGTGGAGCAGCACGGAGAGGGCGACGCCGTCCTGCTGCTCGCGGGGCTGGGCCCGGCCGGCTCGCATGTGATCTTCCACCCGCACTTCGACGCCCTGGCCGTGGACCACAGGGTGATCTACGTGGATCTGTACGGCCGCGGCCGGTCCGACCGTCCCCAGGACCTCACCGAGATCACCTTCGCCGACGACGTCGCCGACGTGGTCGCGCTGCTCGACCAGCTGGGCCCCGCACACCTGTACGGCTTCTCGTACGGCGGCCTGATCGCCCAGGCGATCGCCCTGGACCACCCCGCCATGGCGCGAACCGTCACCCTGGCCAACACCCTGCACAGCCCTGAGATGTGGCAGCTCAACCACGCCAACATCAACCGTGAGCTGGCCACTCAGCTCCCCGAGGTGTGGGAGCGGATCCAGGCACTGCGGCTGGACGGGCTGCGCTCCACCGACGAGGCGCTCAGGCAGGAGTTCGCCAAGGCGGCGGCGCTGGTCCGGTTCTACCATCCCGCCAACGCCGCCCTGCTGGCCGACGAACCCGGCGCCAGGAACCAGGAGCTGTACCCGATCTTCTGCGGCGACGACGTCGATTTCGTGATCGGGGGCGAGGTGGCCAGGACCCCGGATTTCCGTCCCCGGCTCAAGGAGATCGGCATGCCCCTGATGGTGCTGGCCGGCCGCTACGACCGGGCGTTGCACCCGGCGCTGCAGGGTGACTTCCGGCGCTTCGCGCCCCAGGCCCGTTTCCACATGTTGGAGCGGAGCGGCTCGTTCGGCCATGTCGAGGAGGCCGGAACCGTCCACTCGCTGCTGCGTGACTTCTGGCACCAGGCATGA
- a CDS encoding MarR family winged helix-turn-helix transcriptional regulator has translation MTAMAPSRAEPDLSFLLDHTSHVLRTQMAAALAEIGLTARMHCVLVHAIEEERTQIQLAEIGDMDKTTMVVTVDALEKAGLAERRPSSTDRRARIIAVTEKGREVAEHSQRIVDGVHRKALDALPEDEREVLLRAMNRLVEGHLSTPMETPRPARRARQ, from the coding sequence ATGACCGCAATGGCGCCATCACGCGCGGAGCCCGACCTGTCGTTCCTGCTCGACCACACCAGCCACGTGCTGCGTACGCAGATGGCGGCGGCGCTCGCCGAGATCGGGCTGACCGCCCGCATGCACTGCGTGCTGGTCCACGCGATCGAGGAGGAGCGCACGCAGATCCAGCTCGCGGAGATCGGGGACATGGACAAGACCACGATGGTGGTCACGGTGGATGCCCTGGAGAAGGCCGGGCTGGCCGAGCGCCGCCCCTCCAGCACCGACCGGCGGGCCAGGATCATCGCGGTCACCGAGAAGGGCAGGGAAGTGGCCGAGCACAGCCAGCGGATCGTGGACGGCGTTCACCGCAAGGCACTCGACGCGCTGCCGGAGGACGAGCGCGAGGTGCTGCTCCGTGCCATGAACCGGCTGGTCGAAGGGCACCTGTCCACCCCGATGGAGACGCCGCGACCGGCCCGCCGGGCCCGACAATAG
- a CDS encoding MFS transporter, with protein sequence MSYSKLRALIVLSAAMLMTVLDGSIVTVAMPAMQRDLGFTPAGLSWTVNAYLIAFGGLLLLSGRLGDLVGRKKMFLAGNAVFAAASLLAGAATGPGLLIAARFLQGVGSAMASAVVLGILVTLFTEPGERARAIGVFSFTGAAGASIGQVLGGVLTDALSWHWIFFINVPIGIATVALAIKAIPADEGAGLAGGADVFGALLVTAGLMLGIYTVVKIEEYGWLAAHTLGLGAVSIVLLAAFLVRQATARTPLMPLRILRSRNVSGANLVQMLTLSAMFAFQIIVALYMQKVLGYGALATGLAMLPAAVAIGGVSLFVSARLNTRFGARAVLVAGLVLLLGAMGWLTRVPVQASYAIDLLPVMLLIAGGGLVLPALTTLGMSGAKADEAGLASGLFNTTQQIGMALGVAVLSTLAASRTGDLLASGASEAVALTGGYRLAFTVSAGLLVAALVVSLAVLRRPAPAPEPEQVALATS encoded by the coding sequence ATGTCGTATTCCAAACTCCGTGCCCTCATCGTGCTGTCCGCCGCGATGCTGATGACGGTCCTCGACGGCAGCATCGTGACCGTGGCCATGCCCGCGATGCAGCGTGACCTCGGCTTCACCCCCGCCGGGCTGAGCTGGACCGTCAACGCGTACCTGATCGCGTTCGGCGGGCTGCTGCTCCTGTCGGGCCGGCTGGGCGACCTCGTCGGACGCAAGAAGATGTTCCTGGCCGGCAACGCGGTCTTCGCCGCCGCCTCCCTGCTCGCCGGTGCGGCCACCGGTCCCGGCCTGCTGATCGCCGCACGTTTCCTGCAGGGAGTGGGCAGCGCGATGGCCTCGGCGGTGGTGCTGGGCATCCTGGTGACGCTGTTCACCGAGCCCGGCGAGCGGGCCAGGGCCATCGGCGTCTTCAGCTTCACCGGCGCGGCCGGGGCCTCGATCGGCCAGGTGCTGGGCGGGGTGCTCACCGACGCGCTCAGCTGGCACTGGATCTTCTTCATCAACGTGCCGATCGGGATCGCCACCGTCGCGCTGGCGATCAAGGCCATCCCCGCCGACGAGGGAGCCGGCCTGGCCGGAGGTGCCGACGTGTTCGGCGCTCTTCTGGTGACCGCGGGGCTGATGCTGGGGATCTACACGGTCGTCAAGATCGAGGAGTACGGCTGGCTGGCGGCCCACACGCTGGGCCTCGGCGCCGTGTCGATCGTCCTGCTGGCCGCGTTCCTCGTCCGCCAGGCGACCGCGCGCACCCCGCTGATGCCGCTGCGCATCCTCCGTTCGCGTAACGTCTCGGGCGCCAACCTGGTGCAGATGCTGACGCTGTCGGCCATGTTCGCCTTCCAGATCATCGTCGCCCTCTACATGCAGAAGGTCCTCGGCTACGGCGCACTCGCCACGGGGCTGGCGATGCTGCCCGCGGCGGTGGCCATCGGCGGGGTGTCGCTGTTCGTCTCCGCGCGGCTCAACACCCGCTTCGGCGCGCGCGCCGTCCTGGTGGCGGGCCTGGTGCTGCTGCTGGGTGCGATGGGCTGGCTCACCAGGGTGCCGGTGCAGGCTTCGTACGCGATCGACCTGCTCCCGGTGATGCTGCTCATCGCGGGCGGCGGGCTGGTGCTCCCCGCGCTGACCACGCTGGGCATGTCCGGCGCCAAGGCCGACGAGGCGGGCCTCGCGTCCGGGCTGTTCAACACCACGCAGCAGATCGGCATGGCGCTCGGCGTCGCCGTCCTGTCCACGCTCGCCGCCTCCCGCACCGGCGACCTGCTGGCCTCGGGGGCCTCCGAGGCGGTGGCGCTGACGGGCGGGTACCGGCTGGCCTTCACCGTCTCCGCCGGGCTCCTCGTGGCCGCCCTCGTCGTCAGCCTCGCCGTACTGCGCCGCCCGGCTCCCGCTCCGGAGCCCGAGCAGGTCGCGCTGGCCACCTCGTGA
- a CDS encoding pyridoxamine 5'-phosphate oxidase family protein — MNEKQSGPAPRSLTEEELVKLLGEQQFGVLATVKRSGHPAMSTVLYRWDSAERIIRISTTADRLKARQVRNDPHVALHVSGPNVWSFAVAEGEAEVSDSSDELLAFAGDQADPAAYLEQQAREGRVVIRIEVRRLYGTALDIT, encoded by the coding sequence ATGAACGAGAAGCAGTCAGGGCCCGCCCCCCGCTCGCTGACAGAGGAGGAGCTGGTGAAGCTCCTCGGCGAGCAGCAGTTCGGCGTGCTGGCGACGGTGAAGCGCAGCGGGCACCCTGCCATGTCCACCGTCCTGTACCGGTGGGATTCCGCCGAACGGATCATCCGGATCTCCACGACGGCCGACCGGCTCAAGGCCCGGCAGGTGCGCAACGACCCGCACGTCGCCCTCCACGTGAGCGGTCCGAACGTCTGGTCCTTCGCCGTGGCAGAGGGGGAGGCCGAGGTGTCGGACAGCTCCGACGAGCTGCTGGCCTTCGCCGGCGATCAGGCCGATCCGGCCGCCTATCTGGAGCAGCAGGCGCGCGAGGGCCGCGTCGTGATCAGGATCGAGGTCCGGCGCCTGTACGGCACAGCCCTGGACATCACCTGA